Below is a genomic region from Desulfonispora thiosulfatigenes DSM 11270.
AGTATAAAAGAAAAGGCAAAAGCAAAAAATGCAACTATTGTTTTACCAGAAGGAACAGAGGAAAGAACGGTACAGGCTGCTGGTATTATAAGTAAAGAAGGTATTGCTAATGTAATTCTTCTTGGAAAAGAAGAAGAAGTTAAAAATGTGGCTAAAACTAATAATGTGGATTTATCAAATGTCCAAATTATTTTCCCGGAAAATCATGCTAAATTTGAAGAGTATGCTAATACTTTATTTGAATTAAGAAAAGCTAAAGGCATGACCTTAGAAGATGCTAAAAAATTAACTAAAAACTCATTATATTTTGGTGCACTAATGGTTAAAAGTGGTGATGCTTCTGGAATGGTAGCTGGAGCTGAAAATACAACAGGAAATGTTTTAAGACCTGCTTTACAAATCATCAAAACAGAAAAAGGTATATCTTCAGTGTCAGGTGCATTCATTATGATTGTTCCTAATAGTGAATATGGTGAAGAAGGAATAACCATTTTTGCAGATTGTGCTGTTAATCCTGTACCTACAGCAGAACAAATGGCCGAAAATGCGTTTTTATCCGCAAGAACTGCTAAAGATTTAGTGGGTTTTGAGCCAAAGGTAGCAATGCTTTCTTTTTCTTCTAAGGGAAGTGCAAAGCATGAATTAGTTGAAAAAGTAGCAAATGCAACTCAAATTGCTAAAGAAAGATATCCTGAGCTGATTGTAGATGGTGAATTACAAGCAGACGCAGCATTAGTACCTTCAGTAGGAACTAAAAAAGCGCCTGATAGTAAAGTTGCAGGACGAGCAAATGTATTAGTTTTCCCAGATCTACAAGCTGGTAATATTGGATATAAATTAGTAGAACGTTTTGCTAAAGGCGAGGCCATTGGTCCTATTTTACAAGGGATGGCAAAACCAGTAAATGACCTTTCTCGCGGATGTAGTGTAGATGATGTGGTAAATACTGTAGCTATTACTGCTCTACAAAGTTAAATCTTTACTTAACGGTTAAGAATTATTGGATTGACAACTATAATTAAAGACATATATAATGAGAAGGTCGTCTAGGGTCCTTATTTTAATATGAGGTGATAAATTGATTATTAATCTAGCAAAACTGATGAATTCTAATGATGTGAAACATCGTGTTAGCTTTATTATGGACAAACTTGTATTACCTGAAGATATAAAATTAGAAAGTCCCCTAGAAATATCTTTAGACATAGCCTTTGATAATCAGATAATTACAGTTGAAGGGGATTTCGAGGTGCATTTACACTCCAACTGTGATAGATGTATCGAAAATGCTTCATTCGCTTTAAATGTAACTATAAAAGAAAAGTTAATTAAACAGTCGGATCTTTGTTATTTAAGTAATTTAAGTCAGGAAACAATAGATGAAGAGTATCAGGTTTTATATAGCCTTGATTTAGATTTAACTGATTTAGTTACGGAAAACATAATTCTTAATTTACCAACTAAAATCCTATGTAGTGAAGCATGCAAAGGGATTTGTCCTTATTGTGGCAAAAATTTAAATAAAGAAAAATGTAATTGTGCTAATGAGCAAATTGATCCACGTTTAGCTATTTTAGCTGAATTTAAAAAGTAATACGAGGAGGTGTAAACATGGGAGTTCAACAAAGTAGAAGATCTAAAAGTAGAACAAGAAAGAAAAGATCTATGTGGGCTAGATTAGACACCCCTACAAGAATGGAATGTCCTCAATGTCACGAAGCGAAGATGCCCCATAGAGTTTGTCCTTCATGTGGTTTTTACAAAAACCGTGAAGCTATTAAAGTTAATGCAGCAGAGTAAGAGTAAGCTTAAAGCTTACTCTTTTTTTATCTTTTTATATAAATACAAAATATGTAAAAATCTTTAGTTTTATATTGATTTTTCTGAATCATTATATTATACTTTGTATTGTTATCTGGTACTAATACAAGATGTAAAAGGTTGTCGGATTTTATGAAAAAAAGAGTTCCTAAAATGCAAAGACAAGAAATCTTACAAAGAAATTTGTCGACCAATCCCTTTATAACGGATGAAGATTTAGCCGAGGAGTTTAACTGTAGCATTCAAACTATTCGTTTGGATAGACTAGAGCTTGGAATTCCAGAGGTTAGAGAAAGAATGAAGCAAGTAGCTGAAAAAAACTATACCAAGGTTAGATCTGTAATAAATTCAGAAATTGTTGGTGAATTAGTAGAACTAGAATTAGGAAAAAAGGCTACTTCAATTATGGAAGTTACTTCTGATATGGTCTCAATGAAAAGTAAGGTTTGTCGTGGTCATCATATTTTTTCACAAGCAAATATGTTAGCTATGGCATTAATTGACGCTGATGTTGTTTTAACAGGAAGTGCTAGAGTTAGATATCGTAGACCAGTTTATTTAAAAGAAAAAGTAATTGCTACTGCATTTATAGCTAGAAATCATGGTAATAAACATTTAGTTAAAGTAGTTTCAAAAGTAGGGGCTGAAGAAGTATTCACAGCAAAGTTTATTATTGTT
It encodes:
- the rpmF gene encoding 50S ribosomal protein L32, which codes for MGVQQSRRSKSRTRKKRSMWARLDTPTRMECPQCHEAKMPHRVCPSCGFYKNREAIKVNAAE
- the pta gene encoding phosphate acetyltransferase, whose product is MNLIESIKEKAKAKNATIVLPEGTEERTVQAAGIISKEGIANVILLGKEEEVKNVAKTNNVDLSNVQIIFPENHAKFEEYANTLFELRKAKGMTLEDAKKLTKNSLYFGALMVKSGDASGMVAGAENTTGNVLRPALQIIKTEKGISSVSGAFIMIVPNSEYGEEGITIFADCAVNPVPTAEQMAENAFLSARTAKDLVGFEPKVAMLSFSSKGSAKHELVEKVANATQIAKERYPELIVDGELQADAALVPSVGTKKAPDSKVAGRANVLVFPDLQAGNIGYKLVERFAKGEAIGPILQGMAKPVNDLSRGCSVDDVVNTVAITALQS
- a CDS encoding YceD family protein; protein product: MIINLAKLMNSNDVKHRVSFIMDKLVLPEDIKLESPLEISLDIAFDNQIITVEGDFEVHLHSNCDRCIENASFALNVTIKEKLIKQSDLCYLSNLSQETIDEEYQVLYSLDLDLTDLVTENIILNLPTKILCSEACKGICPYCGKNLNKEKCNCANEQIDPRLAILAEFKK
- the fapR gene encoding transcription factor FapR, producing the protein MKKRVPKMQRQEILQRNLSTNPFITDEDLAEEFNCSIQTIRLDRLELGIPEVRERMKQVAEKNYTKVRSVINSEIVGELVELELGKKATSIMEVTSDMVSMKSKVCRGHHIFSQANMLAMALIDADVVLTGSARVRYRRPVYLKEKVIATAFIARNHGNKHLVKVVSKVGAEEVFTAKFIIVSR